GCCTGAACGTTGGCGACATCGGCGAGGTCGCGCTGGGTCAGCGGCAGCACCACGAAACCACGTCGGGGTTGTTGAGCGACCAGGCCTTCGGCGCGCAGCGCGAACAGTGCCTCACGCACCGGGGTGACGCTGACACCCAGTTCCATAGCCAGCTGGTCCAGTCGGACGTACTGGCCGGCGGCGTAGGTGCCCTCGAAGATGCGCTTCCGGACGAAACTCGCGACATCCTCGGACAGCTGAGGACGCGCGCCGAAGTCGGGAACCGTCATGGCTTCACACCCGGTACTCGTCGAGCAGGCGCTTGCTGATGATCGACTTCTGGATCTCGCTGGTGCCTTCCCCGATGAGGAGGAACGGCGCATCGCGCATCAGCCGTTCGATCTCGTACTCCTTGGAGTAGCCGTAACCCCCGTGGATTCGGAAGCTCTGCTGGGTCACCTCGGAGCAGAACTCGCTGGCTAGGTATTTGGCCATCCCCGCGGCCACGTCGTTGCGTTCCCCGGAGTCCTTCAGCCGGGCCGCGTTCACCATCATCAGATGGGCGGCTTCGACTTTCGTCGCCATCTCGGCCAGCTGGAACGCGATGGCCTGGTGGTCGGCGATCGGCTTGCCGAAGGTATGCCGTTGTTGGGCGTAGCGCGCGGCCAGTTCGAAGGCCCGAAGCGCGATTCCGCAGGCGCGGGCCGATACGTTCACCCTGCCGACTTCGATGCCGTCCATCATCTGGAAGAAGCCCTGCCCGGGCTTGCCACCGAGGATGTCATCGGCGCTCGCGCCGTAGCCGTCGAAGATGAGTTCGGTGGTGTCGATGCCCTTGTATCCGAGCTTGTCGATCTTGCCGGGGATGACCAGGCCCGGCACGACTTCACCGAAACCCGTTGGCTTTTCCACCAGGAACGCCGTCAGGTTGCGGTGCGGCTTGTCGGCGCCTTCGTCGGTGCGCACCAGCACCGCCACCAGCGTCGAGCTGCCGCCGTTGGTCAGCCACATCTTCTGGCCGTCGATGGTGTACGTGCCGTCGGAATTGCGGGTGGCCCGGGTGCGGATCGCGGCCACGTCCGAACCCAGTTCCGGTTCCGACATCGAAAAGGCGCCACGGGTTTCGCCGATGGCCATCCGAGGGAGGAACCGTTGTTTCTGCTCGTCGGTGCCGTGCTGACGCAGCATGTACGCGACGATGAAGTGGGTGTTCAGAACACCCGATACGCTCATCCAGCCGCGGGCCAGCTCTTCGACGCACAACGCGTAGGTCAACAGCGACTCCCCCAGCCCGCCGTACTCCTCCGGGATCATCAGCCCGAACAGGCCCATGTCGCGCAATCCGTCGACGATCGCCTGGGGATAGGTGTCGCTGTGTTCGAGTTCCTGGGCGTTGGGAATGACTTCCTTATCGACGAATTGGCGCACCGTTGCCACGATCTCGGTCTGGATGTCGGTGAGACCGAGTGTCTGGGCGAGTTTGGTCATGCGCGGGATTCCTCTCAGCCTGCGATGGTTTTCGCGCCGGCCAGCCGGGTGATGTCGTCGGCCGTCAGACCCAGGTACTCGGCCAGCACGTCGGCGGTGTCGGCCCCGAGCGCCGGTGCGGGTGCACTGGCGGGGTGGACACCATCGAAGGCGGCCGGCATTGCCGGGGCCAGATAGTCGCCGACGCCCGGCTGGTGCAGCCGGGAAAAGAGCGGATTTGCAGTGACTTTCGGGTCCTCGGCCACCTCGGCGAAGGTGCGGTAGCGCTCGTGCAGCACCGTGGTAGCGGCCAGTGCCGCGCTGATCGGCTCGGCGTCGTGGTCGGCGAACCAGGTGGCGAACAGGCCCGAGAGCACGT
This genomic stretch from Mycobacterium paragordonae harbors:
- a CDS encoding acyl-CoA dehydrogenase family protein, producing MTKLAQTLGLTDIQTEIVATVRQFVDKEVIPNAQELEHSDTYPQAIVDGLRDMGLFGLMIPEEYGGLGESLLTYALCVEELARGWMSVSGVLNTHFIVAYMLRQHGTDEQKQRFLPRMAIGETRGAFSMSEPELGSDVAAIRTRATRNSDGTYTIDGQKMWLTNGGSSTLVAVLVRTDEGADKPHRNLTAFLVEKPTGFGEVVPGLVIPGKIDKLGYKGIDTTELIFDGYGASADDILGGKPGQGFFQMMDGIEVGRVNVSARACGIALRAFELAARYAQQRHTFGKPIADHQAIAFQLAEMATKVEAAHLMMVNAARLKDSGERNDVAAGMAKYLASEFCSEVTQQSFRIHGGYGYSKEYEIERLMRDAPFLLIGEGTSEIQKSIISKRLLDEYRV